In Miscanthus floridulus cultivar M001 chromosome 8, ASM1932011v1, whole genome shotgun sequence, the sequence CCAGCGAGGTAGCCACCACAACTACATGAGGTGGTAGGAAATACTCCATGATGCTGCATGGATTCTGCTTCATGTAGTGTGGGTGGCTACCGACCTTCCCCAACCATCATCTATGGTGAGGTCGGCCAACCCCTTGGGGGCTCTTGGCCAGGGAGCCTAGTGGTGTGATCCCCACAGATGAGGTTAGGGCAGGGCCTCGCTATCTTTCTTTTTGCGGAGCTCCCTATGCTTGCACCTGAAGAAGATCCAGGGAGGTTGGCCCTTTTTGGTGTGGTAGGCTAGCCTTTGCTTTGGGCACTCTCCTACCCTTTGAGGAGGAGAGGAGATCATCATGGGGTTAGGGGGCCGACCCCATGCCAAATGAAAGTAGGTTTTTCTACCATATATTGTAATCGGGTCATTCccaattaatgaaatgaaattagTTTCATTTGTAATCCCATTGCTGttgagtcatgctcagagacttagtccctcattgggatgggctATTATGATGATGGCCCTAGTGGCCAAGATCGTTGCGCCCGTGCTACTAGCAGGTAAGTCCGTGAGAACCCTGGGTTTACGACCGTTCCGTGCCCCGGTCAAGTCCCTAGAGGGGACATCCACAGCTTCCCGATCGAGCCACTCATATAGTTCCCAAGCCCGTCTATCGGTACTCAGGGGCTCGCTGCCTCCCTCAAAGGGTCACCATAAGTAGATTGGGATTGGTACTCAGACATCACTTGTCCAAACGGTCAGGACACTTCCTAGTGTCCTGGCTATAGCCACATTGGCTCATCTCCTAAGCGTCCCTCGCACTTTAGGTGCTTTGGGCGGCCTTGAAGCCTAGTGGGCTAGCCTTAGAACCCTCGATGAAGCCCCTTCTGGGGGGCCCAAACCATCATGCGGTGGGGTGGCCTGATCTAATGAAGGATCAGGAGACAGGTAGGTACTTGCAAAGATAATagaatggacacaagagaagggAAAGATGACATAGCTGGTAACATGGTGGTCATGGCCATTCCATTAGTGCCTTACTGATCCTTCGTCTAGTCCTCTTGCTCCGTCCATCCCATCCTCGCCTCACTCAGGGGCCTTCTGCAGTTGTTCTCCTTCAGAAAGGTTAGCAGATGGTAAGCTCAGTCGATCCTCTAGTGCAACTGAGCCATCGCTAGAGTGCCttaggataaaggagacaaataTAAAGACAAGTGAAACAAGAGGGTCAGGAGGATGGGACTTATCTaggtttttgttgttggagaggtaggccgGCGAAGGAGGTCAGCAAGCGGGTCATGGCTCGGGAGATGGCGCTTCTAGGCAGATGGCTCAGCgttggccttccctcatggggaaaggtcagAACTCACCTCGATTGGGTCAACAACTTCTAGGGGGCCAAGTGCCTAGATGGAGGGGCCAGCTGAGCCACCACTACCACCAGGAGCCTTGTCCGCCTCACCGACGCTTGGTTGGTCAAGCGCTGCTGTAGCCTTGGTTGcttcctccaccaatgcccttcCTATGTCATGGCTAGAGCTGATGAGACCACAGGGGGCGATGAGCATGGCTGCTTGAGCGACACACTCCTGCTCACAGTAGTAGGCTTGCTCAAAGCATCCCTCAATAGTGATGACCCTCTTTAGGccaggcatcttgagctttaggtaggtgtagtcggggatggccatgaactttgcaaaGTATGGTCGACCAAGGAGGGCATGGTAGGCGCTGGGAGagtcaaccacctcgaaggtgagtggctccttaCAGAAGTTGTCCGGCTGGCCGAAGGTGACATTGAGCCAGATGCGCCCAAGGGGGATGTCTTTCTTCCCTAGCATGATCCCATAGAATGGCACCTTGCTAGGGCATAGGTTGTTGCAGTGTCTTCCTCCTAGGCACCTCCTATCAGGTCGCTGGCCTCTAGGATAGGCTTCTAGGTCTTGCCCTATTGGCCAAGGGTGCCACAAATGTAGCCCTTCATGGTAGCGCAGTCCTTGAGGAGGTGCTT encodes:
- the LOC136469898 gene encoding uncharacterized protein; translation: MLGKKDIPLGRIWLNVTFGQPDNFCKEPLTFEVVDSPSAYHALLGRPYFAKFMAIPDYTYLKLKMPGLKRVITIEGCFEQAYYCEQECVAQAAMLIAPCGLISSSHDIGRALVEEATKATAALDQPSVGEADKAPGGSGGSAGPSI